In the genome of Hirundo rustica isolate bHirRus1 chromosome 23, bHirRus1.pri.v3, whole genome shotgun sequence, the window CGAGCCCACTGCCACGGCCCGCggcagcccctctccctgcgGCGTGAAGCTCCAGAAGACCacggccggcggggccgcggccgcgggcccacagctcagctccaccGCCCGGCCTCGCACGCCCGTCGCCCGCCATTCCTCGTAGGCCGCCTCGCCGGCCGCCAGCGgctgccctgccccggggcAGCGCCTCCGTCAGGCCTCCGCTCGCCCCCCGCCCGGGAAACGCGGGGACGGCCCGGTGCTCACCCCCCGCCAGCGCcggcagcaggcacaggatCCAGGGACCCCTCCAAGGCGGCGGCGGTGCCCGGCCGCGCTCCATGGCGCCATGTCCAGCGCCGGCACGCCGAAGCAGGGCTGCGCTCTCCGGCGCGACCTGCTCTCCGGTTACCCCCGGGTAATTAAGCCCGGCCCTGATTAATTGTTAATTATTGATCAAACCTGACAGCACGGGGGGAACCCGACGCCGCTGCCGCCTGGGCCCCTGCAATCTCAGGGTTTGAGGAGGGGTGCACATGCGGTGGGAATGGCAGCATCCTTGCGTTCCCCTCAATGTGGGAATTTAATTCCGGAGCATTCCCTCCTCCATACgcaattttggggtttttttggctaaaggagggaaaaatacACTGCCACTCCCCTGTGATCCAAGCTGGGGGGTTTGGAGCTGGGGAAGCCAGGCAAGGAGCAAGGTTTGATATTTCATCTCCCACTGTCTGCCACGCCCCAGAGCATCAAACATTCATAGGGGCGACTCTGCCGTAACGCAATGCCAGGGGGCTGGAGCAAAccaggggggatttgggggtgcaCATGGTGAGGGGGATCACGGAACACTCAGCAAAGTCTGGAAAACTACCTCCCATCTCCCATCTCCCTCCCTGATCCTTTAATCAGAATTCATTGCTTACCAAAACCACACTGTTCACACCAAATGTGTTTACTCCCCACAAAGAGTGGGGCTTGAAATGCCCCAAAGGGTTAAAGctggcaggaaggagctgcagagccagggccagGCTCTCTCCTGATACCACCAGGTCTTGCTCCCACTCCCACAggcccctggctgtgctctcgTCACATTTTGGTCACTTTTTGTGCCCGTTCAGGTTGGGTTTAGATAGAAATTTGGATGAGGAGAGCAAAGTGCCGTTCCCAAGCCAACAAACGACACCATTGTCAACTCTGAGCTAATCAAACCCCACCTGCGAGGGCTGATACATTTCAGAGAATTTTGGTAAAGAAGGAGCCATCCTGGTGATTACAAACAATTCCATTTATTAAGGATTAACAAAGGCACAAACACAGCCCAGTCCCTAGAGTCCAACTTCTGTCCTCACTGCTGGGACCCCGAACACTTGGATTTCAGGTCCCTGGGGTCCAACCTCTCTGCTCTACTGATGGGATCCCAAACACTTGGATTTCGGACCCCCGGGGCTCCAAACTCTCTCCTGCACTGCCGGGACCCTGAACACTCGGGTTTTGTCCCGGGATCTGGGATGGCAGCAGTGGATTCCTGCTGCCATCTAGCGAGACAAGGTtcgctccagcctctcctcaggcAACACAACAAAACTCAACAGCTTCAGGAGGATACAAGAGAACCGGGAAGTTTTTCCCCTATAACTTTTCCTCCTGTTTAGAACTAGAACTTGGATTTGGGAGAACGAACTCCTGCTCCTCACTCAGCTGCAAGCTTCTCCAGCTCGTCCATGTTGTAGGGATCCAGCTGCTTGATCGTGGTCTCTGTAGGAAGGAAAGAGCAATTGTTGGGATGTGAGCGCAGAGCTCGTTCCCCTGAGCTGGTGTCTGCTCCACCAGAGTGCCCCACGCTCCCAGAGTGCTCACTGcagcatttccctctgcagggAAATCGACTGGGAGAGGAAGTGCAGGGGGAACTGGATCAGCGGGGGAATCAGCTGGGAGAAAGCGGGAGGTGAACTGGCTcagggctcagggcagcagccACGGCACGGCAGCGGGAGTAAGCAGCGGCCCCACAGGCAGAGCTCGGCCTCTGATGTGCCCccgctccctgctcccatctcCACAGCCATGCAGGACAGAGAAGGTTTGCACCCTCCAAAGGCAACATCACAACGTGAAAAGCACAAGTCAGAGCGCTGGGAGTTCATCCTCACACTGGCTCCTGCTGGCCATGGCTGTGGTTGGGTTCATCCACATGCCAGTTGTTCCAGCTGCTCACTGCTTCTATTCCGCAGCAACAGTCTTTGCCAGAACGTGTGGCTCGTGTCTTCTCCGCCTGGTGTCTCCCTCAGGCTCACTCCAGGTTCCAAGGACAGGTGGACATTTAAAGGAACCAAGAGGGCTGAGTGGCTCTGAGGCTGGAGGTGAGGAAGGGACACCGTTTCCTGCCCATCAGAAAGCTTCCTCTAAAAATCACAGGGAAAACAGGCACTGGGATTCAAAAAACCATCAGTGCAGCCCTGGCATCTGGCAAATCCCATGAAAATCCTCTTGATGTTAACAAGTGACAATCAATTTCCACTCAGGAAAGATTTCCACAGCTGCCATCTCCTCTcccacagcagggctgagctaAGCTGGGGCACCAGATCCCCTGGGACAAGAGCTTgcaaggaaaggcagaaaaaatgcCCGAAGGAGGGATGCTGAGGCACCCTAGGGACTGGTAACATCCCTTGCAAGTTGCACACAACCTCCATGGCTGTTTCTTGGGAAATTTGCCTGCTGGGGAGCAAAAGTCACCCTAAAAGCTGCATTTGTTCCCAGCGAGATGAGccctggggagaggagcagcccgACAAGGACTATATGGGAACAGGAAATGAGCTGGAGGGGATCACAGTCCCGACCCCGCCTCCCGGAGCGCGGACACTCACGGAAATACTCCTCTATCTTGTGCACGAGCTCCAGGGCCCCTTTCTCCACCACGCTGAAGGCGATGCCGCGGTGCCCGAAGCGTCCCGCCCTCCCAATGCGGTGCAGGTAGGTCTCAAAATCCGGCTCGCCGTCCTGATCCATGGGGATGCCGAAGTTCACCACGGTGGTGACCTGCTGCACATCAATGCCTGGAAGACAGGGCAAGGATCCTCTTGGGATACCTTGTCCCACAGGGGCTGGAAGAACAGCACGCCTGCGGTGTTTTGGGCCGCTGGGTGTCTCAGGATACCTCTGGCACAGACGTTGGTGGCGATGAGGACCTTCTCCTTGCCCTCGCGGAAGCGCTGGATGACGCTGGCCCGCTGCACCACCGTCAGCTCCGCCGTCAGGATGGCCACCTGGTGCCCGTCCCGGCTCATCTTCCCCGCCAGCCAGTCCGCCAGCCGCCGCGTCTGCACACGCGGGGAGAGGCTGAGGCCAGCACTTCCCGCCCCAGAGTCCCCTGCTCCTTCTGAGGGAGCTCGTGGCAGTTTTCAACACTCCCTTGGGGAGTTTTGGGAGGAGCCCACTGTGCCCACACTGTAGAATGACCCATTCCTGATATTCCCAATGGGAGGGGTGGTGCAGGGCTCTCCCAGGCAGGGGCCTTACCTGGCAGAAGATCATGACCTGACCGATGGTGAAGGTGCCGTAGAGGTTGCAGAGGGCTCTGTACTGCTCATCCGAGCTCTGGCACACCATGAAGTACTGCCTGATGTTGGTCAGGGTGAGCTCCTCCTCACGCAGCTTGATCACCATGGGGTTGGGGATGATCCGCTCGGCGAAGGCCCGCACGGGCTCCTTGTAAGTGGCTGAGAACAGCAGCACTTGGCAGCTCTTGGGAagagccctggggcagggaaaaaGCTCAGTCAGCCCCagagagagctgctgcccagaagaaGGGCAGAAACCCTAATTTAAATTGATTTTGTATTGCCTTCAATGGAAAGGCAAGTCAAGAGGCCtgacaggaaagatggagagggactttttacaagagtCTGGAGTGATGGGAAAaggggggaatggcttcacactgaaagaaaactggtttagatattaggaggaagttcttctctgtgagggtggtgaggacCTGGCATAGgttccccagagcagctgtggctgccccatcctagaagtgttcaaggccaagctggatggagctctgagcaacctgctctaagggaaggtgtccctgcccatggaaaagGGTGGGAacaagatgggctttaaggtcccttccagctgaggccattctatgattcagtGAGTCAATCCAAGGCCTGTACCAGCTcaaaggaaaggcagaaggTCAAGTGTCTTTCTGTGTGTCTGGTGCATgcagttttacagaaaaaccTGTGGACAAGCCTCTTTGGCATCGTGAGGACACTCTTACAGCTCTCTGGTGACAGACTCCTTTGAAGctagagaagagaagggaaagcagagaatCAGCTCTCAGCAATCCTCACCTGTGGATGCGGATGCTCTGACAGGAGAGGCCCTGCGTGTCGATCATGATGTCGGCCTCGTCCAGCACGAACAAGGAGATCTTTGTCAGGTCCAGGATGCGTTGCTTGAAGCACCAGTCCAGTGTGGTGCCCGGCGTTCCGATGACgatctgctcctccagcactgtgCCCTTCAGAACTGCAAGGGGGGAAAAGGCATCTGGCTGCCTCCGGGCACCGAGCTCTCTGGTGCTCTGTGTTTTCCCTTGGCTTGCTCAGACCCTGGCTGCTCAGTGATGCCTTCAAAGAGTCACCATGATGCTTCCCTACAGCCTTGGGAACCACCCCCATATGGGAAAAGAGTCTGCAAACAGCCAGCGATGGTGGAAAACCTCCTCAGTAGGAGATGGGGACTAACACTACCTCACTGCCCCTCATGGATGTCTGGGCAGTCCCTGGGCTCTAAGAGAGGATCCCTGTGCTCCCTTCCCGttcctggagcagtgctggtAGCTGTGCAGGGCCGGACTCACCTCGGTTTCCCCGGACAGCGTAGTTCACCTTGATGTCAGTGCAGAATTTCCCAATGGCCCGCACCACCTGCCCGATCTGCAGAGCCAGCTCGTAGGTGGGAGCCAGGCAGAGGCACTggaaggagagcagaggaaggagatgTCAGGCTCGGGATGgggcacagcaggcagggagagcaagAGGAGCTCAGGAGCATCCGCAGCATGAGGCgcaggggatggggcagcacGGCACAGCGGGAGGTTCAGgggccgggctgtgctcccagctccagccaaaGGGGCAGAAAGAAGCTGCTGACTGTCTCTGAGGAGGAAGTTCCTCTCTCAGAAGCGCGGTGCAGCTTGTTCTTGTGCCCTAGCTCAGTCACACTGTCCACACATATGAGATCTCACatggctgggaacagctggcaaAGCTGGTTCTGCACCCAGAGAGGGGACTGGGAGTATCTGACCACCAGAAACCAGCAgtgtctgcagctgctcctcaaaACCTAAATTCCAGGATAACTGAAGCCTGGATTGAGCTACTCTGACAAGTCCAAGCACCTCCCTGAGGTGGGCACCGTGCTTTGGTCCTACCTGCTGCTGTGACGGGCCCTGGCCATTTATCATCCCGCTCCAGTAGGTGAAGTCACACAGGAACAGGGACAatgcccagagctctgcccgTGGCAGTGCCCTGGGAGCGTGGGCCaacccctcctgcagcagctctccctgtcCTGCGTTACCTGTGGATATTTCTCGCTGGCACTGGCTCTGCTCAACATGGCCAAGAcaaaagctgctgttttccctGTCCCTGACTGGCTCTGGGCAATCAGATTTTGGGGCCTGCAAAGGCAAAAGCAGCTCAGTGGAACGCAGGGGTCAGGGCGTTCCTGCTTGGCACCACAGGGCTGGGATGCCACAAGGAGCCGGGGCTCAGCTGCTCCACGTTCCTACTCACGGGTATGCCAGCATGAGCGGCAGAGCCTGCTCCTGGATTTTGGATGGTCTGTTGAAGCCCATCATATAAACCCCCTGCAAGAGCTCCTTCTTcctgtggaaacaaagcagCCCAAGCGCCCACGTGAAGGAGGCTGGCACGCTGGAGCATGGTGGGGTCACAGGGGCTGTGGCAACTCACAGGGGCAGCTCCTCAAAGGTCTTGATGGAGAAGAGTGGGGACTTGGGATCCCGCTGCAGGATCTCCACATGCTGCTGGGACTCCACCAGGGATGTGTGGATCAATTTGTTCATCAGCGAGAGCTCTGCCAGCGACACTGGGAAAGGCAGCAACTCCGTAAATAAAAAaactggaatcacagaatcattagggttggaagggacatctggaaatcatccagtccaaagcccctgccaaggcagggtcaactggagcaggtgacacaggaatgtGTTCCTTTAGGTCTGGAATGTCTCTGAAGAGGGAGAATCCAggacctccctgggcagcctgtcccagcgCTCTGCCACTCTCCGTGtcaagaagttcttcctcaagTTGAGGCggaacttcttgtgttttagtttacAACAAAAGGCTCGCAATGAGACTCCCCTTCTCTCTCCAgaggatttctttttgttctgtgtgCTCATTAGAAACACCGCAGGCAGCATCCACTACTCCAGACTCACTACCAGCATACTCATAAACGAGCATCTAAACAACCGCACCGAGCCCTTCCCTCCTCGGACGCTAAAACACTCTCGATTCAACTACCACTAAATATATCGTGGGGCCGCCCCTCCCTCGGGACCCCGCGGGGCTCGCTGCGTGCTCGGCGGGGCTGACAGCGAGATCCCCTCCGGGACCCACCTCTCTCCTCGTCCTCCGCCTCGGCCCGGGCCGCGGGCGGTGCGGGGGCCGCGGGCGGTGCGGGGGCCAGGGGCGGTGCGGGGGCCAGGGCCGGTGCGGGGGCCAGGGCCGGTGCGGGGGCCGCGGGGAGCAGGCCGAGCCCGCGGGCCGTGCCGCGGCCGGGCCGCTCGGGGCAGCGCAGCCCGGGCCAGCGGAGCGCGGAGCGGCGCAGCGCGGCCCCGAGCCACGGACAGCCCGGGCCGCCGTCGGTgcccgccgggcccggcccgcgcTCCGAGCCCGCCATGGAGCCGTCCCACAGCTCCGGCAGCGCCGGATGGGGCGGGAACAtccggccccggcggcggcgggagcgggcaCGGCCGGGCGGAGCGGAGACCCCCGCGGTAGGGTGCGCGTCCTTGGGGTGCCGGGCACCCCACAGGGCGGGGAGGGTCCCGTGCTGCACACAGGGACTCCATAGGGTGCCAGCGCTCGTCCCTGTAAGGGTGAGGGGGGTCCTGGGGCACAGAGCGTGTCGCaagggtgctggggacagggaccatGGAGGAGGGAGAGTTCAGGGAccctgcagggtttgggggcTGTGCGTCCGACCCGCACCCCTCCGTCGGATGCTGAGTTCTGGGACACCAAGGGGGAaggaggtgtccccagggtgatGGAGATGCACGGATCCCATGCGGCTTtggggggtccctggggtgctgggggacagggaccccaTAGGGCAGTGAGGGTCCCCAGTTGCACAGAGGGGTCCTACATGGTGCCAGCACTGGTCCCCATAAGGTTTTGGGGGTCTCTGGGGAATAGACTGCCCCATAGCATAGTGGGGTCCCTGAGGAGTTGGATGACAGGGATCCTGTAGAGCAGGAGGGTCCCCTGCTGCAGACAGGGACCCTACAGGGGctgagaggggagggaaggggccCTTGggtgctgagggagcagggaagctgTAGGTTTGCGGGAGGATTTTAAGGGTTCTGGGGGAAAAGACTCCTTCACAGATGGATGAGGATCCACAGGCTGCTGGAGAGTCAGGGACCACCAACCTGGAAGGTCTCCCAAGATGCCAAAACCCCTGCACTGTGGGGTGACAGGCAGATCCTCAAGCTTGTGTGTCCCCCATCTGGGATCACCCCAGGGGAGATTCAGGGGAAGCTGGACACAGaactccaggctggagctgtcacATGCTTCCCATCATCCCACTCTCTTTCCCAGCCATCCCACTGAGCTTTTGGGGACCCTTTCCTGCACCAGAACTGCCGCCTTTTCAGTCCATTCCcatatctgggaaaaaaataacactaaTAATAGTAATAACACTACTAGTAGTACTAATAATACCTTGCTTCCATCCTAAAGctcctttattttaaagatgagGTAAAATaaggcaaaggcagcagagtTAGGTGATGCAGAGATAAGTCTGGAATAATGGATGTTGCCTGGAGAGTTTCTAATGAACCCACAGAATAAGGAATCTTTGCAGATGCTTTATTGGGGAAAGAAGATATTGCCGAGACGTTGCAAAGAAAACCTCCTCCACACCAAAACTTAACCTGCTTGAAGTACATCACGGGGATTTTCCCGACTATGGAGGATgttgaggaggagaaagcagcagggctggggctttAGGAGGAGCTGTTCCGGCGGGGCATGAGCCTGTGAGCCAGGTCCCAGCGCACACCGAAGCGCAGGGAGTCGCGTTTCTTCATGGTGGGCACCTCGTAGGTGTTGGGGACGAGGCGCTTCTGCACCTGGCGCGGCAGCCCCGGCTGCAGCATCTGCCTCCGCACGGCCCAGCGCAAGCTCTGATGCGCATCCTGCCCGGGAACGCTGAATCTTTCCCAGTCTTGTTTATATCCGTTAAGTTTGGCCACTGGGTCAGTTCTCTTGGCTCTAGCAGCCTGTGGAGCAATGTAGTTCGTGGGAGCTCGCCCCGGAATGGGGTACTCGGATATAGTGTCGCTCCCAAAATCTCCGATCAGAGAGTAGGGGTCGTCCCCAAGGTCATCAGAGTCGTAGTTCAGGTAGTGCtccagggtgctgctgctggtgtctATTTCCCCTTGGGAGATGGTGCCGTCCTCGACAGCGCTGTAATGCCCCAGGCTCTGTGGCTTGGCGTTCCGTGACTCATCAAAAACCTCCACCCTTCCATTGGGTCCGTGCCTCAGCACCTTCCTCTTCATCACCAACGTTCTGGTTTCCCTCTGATCCATGGGAAGGTCTAGCTGTGTGCCAAAATCAATGGATAAGTCAGCACAGGGATCATTGTAGGAACACGATGGCTCCTCGCTGCCCCCCTGCCAGGCACTCACATTGGCtgtcagctgctcctcactctCTGCTCCTAGCACCTTCTCCATGGATCCCACCAAACTGGGTGGattctgcagaaaaagaaaccaggGTTAATTTATTGCAGTAAATTCAGGCTGGCTAAAGATGTCAAAGGGGCTCTGACACTCAAGGTTTTGGGGTTTCAGGGGTGTTGATTTAGGTTGGGGGTGTCCTCAGTGCGCTGCTAaacctcctgctgccagcagaaggCTCTTCCCTACAGTAACACAAACACAACCCCTAAATTCCTGCTAGAAAACTACACTAGAATTGAAAAACACAGGGCAAGTTCCATGCACTGGGCGAGAGCTTAATGGTCTTTTTCTGTACCTTTCCTTCTAAACCCAGAATATTTAGTCATAATTTAATCAAGAGACATCCAAGAGGGTGTTTTACTtccagaggagggaagggctcAGTGCAGCGTGCTTAGATGCTCATTTATGAGTCTGGTGATAGTAAACCCCCAGCCCTGTGACAAAAAGGGATCCAGGCACCGATTCCACTCTCAGCACGGGTTTAGGATCCCTTTAAGGCAATTTGAAAAGCCGCGAGTGTTGCCGGTGCcgctgggagcagtgggagcagatGGTGGGGCGGGATGAGTGGCAGCCATCAGCACGCTGTCTGCAGCGGGGATGCAGGTGTGAAAGTGACAAGGGCTCCGTGACGGCTCGCAGGGAAcgtgctgctgctgacagagcAGATCCcatcagctgggggaagaggagtGATTGAAGAGtccaaaaaaagagatttgagTGAGATGGAGCTGCCCCAGCTAAGCACTGGTGGTCCTGCTTTGCCTGTCCTCCCCTGGGAACACCAAGGGGCTCAGACAATAAAGACTGACTCTGTTGGTAACAGTTCTTCTGCAGAACAAGCCTAGAGATCTATTAAAAAccacataaaaatgcaaatccaccattttttttctttccctgcagacCCCAAGGATCCACCAGCAACAAACTGGTGCTCCAAGGTGGCGGCTATGGCTGAGGAGAGCACGGCTACTGACCATAAGCAGCTCCTGAGGAgggtgcaggagctggaagtGGAGGTGAAGCGGCTGCAGGAGAAGCTCCGGGAGGACAAGGAGGgtgctgggaggagagaggctcctccagcccctgggAAAGCCAGGAAACGCCAACAACGGCCCTTCGATTTCGGTGCCCACAGCCGCAGACACGTGGCACTGCGCATCGCCTACCTGGGCTGGGGCTACCAGGGCTTTGCCAGCCAGGAGAACACCCCCAACACCATCGAGGAGAAGCTCTTTGAAGCCCTGAAGAAGACGCGGCTGGTGGACGACAGACAGACGTCCAACTACCACCGCTGCGGGCGCACGGACAAGGGTGTCAGTGCCTTCGGGCAGGTCAGCACCTCCATGGAGGTTCCTGTCGGGTTTTCTGGGTGGGATGGAGTCCTGATGGGATTGCTGTCCCATGGCACAGCTTGGATTCATTCTTTAAAAGCTATCAGCTCTTAACCCTGGAAGCAAACCTGGCAATGGCTTCCTGCATGTGCAGTGATGATTTCAGACCTCTGAGGCGTTTTTAGTGCCCTTTCCCCCATATTAGTTGTTTTCCATAGCCCTGTTTTAGGAGGATAAAACGTGGTTTAGGCTGCAGATTCCCCAATAGCTCGGTGAtgccctgcccttggcagggccCTCTCAGCTGATTTAACTTACCAACCCTACAAAAACCCTACATCTCCAGGAACTGGCTCTGTTCCTGCAGCATCAGGCAGCTGAATTTCTGCACAGAAGGGTCtgaggggagctgcagccagcgGAAGGGAGCGTGGGAGTGGGAGCTGGAGAGAGGGAAGCGAGCTGGCCTGCTAGGTGGGCATGGAGCCATCCGGCTGGTTGAGACACTGGGGAGAACACAACCTTGGTGGCTTCACTATAGGGCTGGGTCTCCTTTCTTCCATCCCAgcacagaaagcaaagctgGCATAGGTTTAGCTTCAaatggctgctctgctctccttcacATGATGAGCCACATGAAATCAGGGCATTTGGTGCCTTCTCTTACACTTCAGCACCCAGCACCCACGGTGGGAATGAACTTGTCCCCACACCAAGCTTCCCGGCCAGCCAGGCTGTTACTGCCTTCCAGTCATCACCTccagcttgggaaaaaaaagcacattataACCCAGTGACTAAAGATGAAGCCATTCCGAGACCGTGCTACGTAGGCAGCCTGCAGCTTTCCCTGTTTTATTAATGGAATCCATGGCATCTGCTCAGGTCCTCAGAGGCACTCGCAGCTCAGCCATGGCAGGATTGCCTGTCTGAAGCCACCTTCATCTGTAGGAGATCGTGGATGTATTTCCCAGAGGTGTGGGATGACTTGGCTCCACATGCCGCTGTGCCCATCCGTCCACGCTCTAATCCTGGCTTTCCTCATTTCTGCAGGTGATCTCCCTGGATCTCCGCTCCAGCCTGCCAGAGGGGCAGCACCTCAACGGCCACGAGGGcgaggggcagcaggaggagctccGCTACACCCACATCCTGAACAGGGTGCTGCCGCCCGACATCCGGGTGCTGGCCTGGGCCCCCGTGGAGCCAGAGTTCAGCGCCCGCTTCAGCTGCCTGAGCCGGACCTACCGGTACTTCTTCCCCTGCGCCCAGCTGGACGTGGCCCTCATGGACACCGCGGCCCAGCGCTACGTGGGCACCCACGACTTCCGCAACCTCTGCAAGATGGACGTGGCCAACGGGGTGCTCAACTTCCAGAGGACGATCCTCAGCGCCAGAGTGACGTGGGCGGACAGGGGAGGAGAAGCCGGGCCACGGGATCCCTTCCGGCTGTGCCAGTTCGAGGTGACAGGACAGGCGTTCCTGTACCACCAGGTCCGCTGCATGATGGCCGTGCTCTTCCTCATTGGCCAAGGCATGGAGAGCCCGGATGTCATTGACGAGCTGCTGAACGTGGAGAAGAACCCCCGGAAACCACAGTACAGGTAGGGATTGGTCTGGAAAACCCAATGGGCTGCTCTtcggagcagcagctgtgcgTGGAGTGCCGCTGGTGAGCCATGCCAGCGCATGAAGCAGTCTCACGCATGGAAACAGGCTGCCAGCGGCCTTGCTGGGATGTATCCACAAGGATCTCTGTTTTCTTGCTCTTGAGCAAAGTTTTGATAGCTACAGTCCTTGGTATTTGATGAAAATAAGTCACTTTTTACTCAGAAAGGAAGTTCTGTTCTCTTAATTCTGAAGGTTAGGACTGGGTTTGGCAGATCCATTGTTCTGGAGCCGTTTTGTGGTCTCACCTCCTGTCCTTGTCTGCAGCATGGCGGTGGAGTTCCCCCTGGTCCTGTACAACTGTGAGTTCCCAGACCTGCAGTGGCTCTACGACCCAGAGGTGCAGGGCTTCAACGTGACACacttgcagcagctctgggccagCCACGCCGTCAAAACCCACGTGCTCCGGGACATGTTGGCAGGGCTGGACGCTGCTCCCGTGGCCACCAGAAAAGGtagagggaatttggggggagTAACTTGGAACGCACAACTGACAGACAGCAGAGTtaaatgggatattgggaagaaattcttccctgggagggtgggaaggccctggcacagggtgcccaggctCCCCCATCCTTGGGAGTGTtgaaagccaggctggatagagcttggagcaacctgggatagtggaaggtgtccctgcccgtggcaggggatggaacaaGATAAGCTTTAAGGTCGACTCCGGCACAACCACTAAGGGATTGTGTGAATTACAGAGGATTAACTcgttaaagaaaaaaaggagaggacgCGGTAATTAAATGTTGTTTTTCCATGATGTCACAGGTCCAGGGAGCAGCGTGGTGCCCTGGggtgagctgcagcccccactCCACAGCCAGATCAGCGGCTTCGTGGAAGGGGTCCAAGCCCGCACCTACAAGCCCCTGCTGGCCCGGCCCCGATGCGAGGGGCTGGAGGCCCGGATCGAGCACTTCGTGCGGAGGGGCCGCATCGACCCGCCCCAGGGCCCGGGGGTGCCGGGGGACTGGGCCGGGGAGGCCCCCGAGGGCAAGCGGGGCAGCAGTGGAGCCCCCGAGCAGCTGCCCAAGAGGATCTGTATGGACACCGAGTGACGGGGCACCTCGGCATGGGGAGGCGGGCAGCGGAGTCTTTCactcttttttaaattactgttattgaaaaaaataattttttttttcagtgctatttttttataaaactcAAGAAAACCCGTATAACGGTGTCGTGTTCTGGCTtgggggcagtgggagggggCTCAGCGCCCCCAGCTCGCAGTGAGGCAGCACTGAGGGCGATGGCTGAGGCTGTCCTGGGCCGGGACCCCCCACCCCTCTCGCTCCCGGTACCTCCAGCCCGGCCGcgccgctgccgctgctccGTTGTGAGCCGCAACCGCCGCTGTGGTTTAAACACCC includes:
- the PUS3 gene encoding tRNA pseudouridine(38/39) synthase isoform X1 — its product is MQIHHFFSFPADPKDPPATNWCSKVAAMAEESTATDHKQLLRRVQELEVEVKRLQEKLREDKEGAGRREAPPAPGKARKRQQRPFDFGAHSRRHVALRIAYLGWGYQGFASQENTPNTIEEKLFEALKKTRLVDDRQTSNYHRCGRTDKGVSAFGQVISLDLRSSLPEGQHLNGHEGEGQQEELRYTHILNRVLPPDIRVLAWAPVEPEFSARFSCLSRTYRYFFPCAQLDVALMDTAAQRYVGTHDFRNLCKMDVANGVLNFQRTILSARVTWADRGGEAGPRDPFRLCQFEVTGQAFLYHQVRCMMAVLFLIGQGMESPDVIDELLNVEKNPRKPQYSMAVEFPLVLYNCEFPDLQWLYDPEVQGFNVTHLQQLWASHAVKTHVLRDMLAGLDAAPVATRKGPGSSVVPWGELQPPLHSQISGFVEGVQARTYKPLLARPRCEGLEARIEHFVRRGRIDPPQGPGVPGDWAGEAPEGKRGSSGAPEQLPKRICMDTE
- the PUS3 gene encoding tRNA pseudouridine(38/39) synthase isoform X2; this translates as MAEESTATDHKQLLRRVQELEVEVKRLQEKLREDKEGAGRREAPPAPGKARKRQQRPFDFGAHSRRHVALRIAYLGWGYQGFASQENTPNTIEEKLFEALKKTRLVDDRQTSNYHRCGRTDKGVSAFGQVISLDLRSSLPEGQHLNGHEGEGQQEELRYTHILNRVLPPDIRVLAWAPVEPEFSARFSCLSRTYRYFFPCAQLDVALMDTAAQRYVGTHDFRNLCKMDVANGVLNFQRTILSARVTWADRGGEAGPRDPFRLCQFEVTGQAFLYHQVRCMMAVLFLIGQGMESPDVIDELLNVEKNPRKPQYSMAVEFPLVLYNCEFPDLQWLYDPEVQGFNVTHLQQLWASHAVKTHVLRDMLAGLDAAPVATRKGPGSSVVPWGELQPPLHSQISGFVEGVQARTYKPLLARPRCEGLEARIEHFVRRGRIDPPQGPGVPGDWAGEAPEGKRGSSGAPEQLPKRICMDTE